Proteins from a single region of Mucilaginibacter daejeonensis:
- a CDS encoding alpha/beta hydrolase gives MNFKKNVAWPSLLASALMMVSLTVNAQQSIQPSPAGFDQVQVSIPRGKIDTITYASATVGNDRKALVYTPPGFSPKKKYPVLYLLHGIGGDEKEWLNGGQPQVIMDNLYAQGKAQPMIIVMPNGRAMKDDRPTGNIMAADKVAAFATFEKDLLNDLIPFVERKYPAMKDREHRAIAGLSMGGGQSLNFGLGNLDKFAWVGGFSSAPNTRKPEELVPDPQVAKKQLKLLWISCGASDGLLSFSNRTHEYLEKNGVPHIYYIEPGVHDFKVWKDGLYNFSQLIFKPVDPALFSTASTSNSGQ, from the coding sequence ATGAACTTTAAAAAGAACGTTGCCTGGCCATCATTACTGGCCTCCGCATTGATGATGGTCAGCCTGACCGTTAACGCACAACAGTCTATTCAACCTTCACCTGCCGGGTTCGATCAAGTGCAGGTGAGCATCCCGCGTGGTAAGATCGATACCATCACTTACGCATCCGCCACCGTGGGCAATGATCGGAAGGCGCTCGTGTACACCCCTCCGGGTTTCTCCCCTAAAAAGAAATACCCGGTGCTTTACCTGCTGCATGGCATTGGTGGCGATGAAAAAGAATGGCTGAACGGCGGGCAACCGCAGGTGATCATGGATAACCTGTATGCACAAGGTAAAGCACAGCCCATGATCATTGTGATGCCTAACGGCAGGGCCATGAAAGATGACCGGCCTACCGGCAACATCATGGCGGCCGATAAGGTGGCCGCATTCGCCACGTTTGAAAAGGACCTGCTGAATGACCTGATCCCATTCGTTGAACGTAAATATCCAGCCATGAAAGACCGCGAGCACCGGGCCATAGCCGGCCTTTCGATGGGTGGAGGGCAGTCTCTTAATTTTGGTTTGGGTAATCTGGATAAGTTCGCCTGGGTGGGTGGCTTTTCATCGGCACCTAATACCCGCAAGCCTGAAGAGTTGGTGCCTGACCCGCAAGTGGCAAAAAAACAACTCAAATTGCTTTGGATATCATGCGGAGCAAGTGATGGTTTGTTGAGCTTCAGCAATCGCACGCATGAGTATCTGGAAAAGAACGGTGTGCCACACATCTACTACATTGAGCCCGGCGTACACGATTTTAAGGTTTGGAAAGATGGCTTGTACAACTTCTCACAACTGATCTTTAAACCGGTAGATCCGGCGCTGTTCAGTACAGCAAGCACCTCTAACAGCGGTCAGTGA
- a CDS encoding glycosyl hydrolase family 8 has translation MDIVKKLVRVAISALCTIALPIVGICQKKAAPTEHRPAAISGKYRNLFREMGYSQKEIDQKVAKAYHDVFEGPNKVYFEVGDTMAYVSDVKNHDARTEGLSYGMMIAVQLNKKDVFDRIWRWSKKYLQHQDGPRAGYFAWSIDPKTLKRNSEGSASDGELYYVTSLLFASNRWGNNTGIDYYAEARKILDAMWKKDGTGNVFNLINTDHKQITFVPEGNGHLWTNPSYHLPAFYEVWAKYARDGHEQFYRDCADTSRAFLHRACDPVTALNADYAEFSGKPHSTPWMPAAFRYDSWRVPMNIAIDHEWFGKDRQWQSDYAKRFQGFLRSKGMDTYEDQFELDGSRPTFILQSGSVKKLRHSLGLVSTAATASLMNIEPQSADFVKALWNAKLEPYSDGYFDPYYDGLLYLFSLMHLSGKYQLIEPKH, from the coding sequence ATGGATATTGTAAAAAAACTGGTCAGGGTAGCTATATCGGCGCTATGCACGATCGCATTGCCAATTGTAGGAATATGCCAGAAGAAGGCTGCACCGACCGAACATCGACCGGCCGCGATATCGGGCAAGTACCGCAACCTATTCCGCGAGATGGGATACAGCCAGAAGGAGATCGATCAAAAAGTAGCGAAGGCTTATCACGATGTATTCGAAGGGCCCAACAAGGTCTATTTTGAGGTGGGCGATACGATGGCCTATGTGTCGGACGTCAAAAATCATGACGCTCGTACTGAGGGGCTCTCATACGGGATGATGATCGCCGTGCAACTAAACAAGAAGGATGTGTTCGATCGGATATGGCGCTGGTCAAAAAAGTATCTCCAACATCAGGATGGCCCAAGAGCGGGCTATTTTGCCTGGAGCATCGACCCTAAAACACTGAAACGAAACTCAGAAGGTTCTGCGTCTGATGGCGAACTTTATTATGTAACAAGCTTGCTTTTTGCCTCCAATCGCTGGGGCAACAACACCGGTATCGACTACTATGCTGAAGCCCGTAAGATACTGGACGCCATGTGGAAAAAGGACGGCACCGGCAATGTATTCAACCTGATCAATACCGACCACAAGCAGATCACCTTTGTGCCTGAGGGCAATGGTCACCTATGGACCAACCCTTCCTATCACTTACCTGCTTTTTACGAGGTTTGGGCAAAGTATGCACGCGATGGTCACGAGCAATTCTACCGTGACTGTGCCGATACCTCAAGAGCTTTTTTGCACCGGGCATGCGACCCGGTCACCGCCCTCAATGCCGATTATGCAGAGTTCAGCGGCAAACCACACTCTACGCCATGGATGCCCGCCGCTTTTCGGTACGACTCATGGCGGGTGCCCATGAACATCGCTATTGATCATGAATGGTTCGGAAAGGACCGCCAATGGCAAAGTGACTATGCAAAGAGGTTCCAGGGATTTTTACGCAGTAAAGGAATGGACACCTATGAGGACCAATTCGAGCTGGATGGCTCAAGGCCAACGTTCATCTTACAGTCTGGCAGCGTTAAAAAGCTGCGTCATTCGCTGGGGTTAGTATCTACCGCGGCAACCGCTTCTTTAATGAATATCGAACCTCAAAGTGCCGACTTTGTAAAGGCCTTGTGGAACGCTAAGCTGGAACCTTACAGCGACGGATACTTTGACCCTTATTATGATGGCTTGCTGTATCTGTTCAGCCTGATGCATTTGAGCGGTAAATACCAACTTATTGAACCAAAACATTGA
- a CDS encoding family 43 glycosylhydrolase: MNKHLRSAALLILSAINAGQVNAQDQPKPDASFYRTVKTYVNPVLPGDHPDPTLLKVGDDFYHCGSTFHFNPYLPIYHSKDLVHWKVISRVLTAADAKWVNDRPSTGIWQGAITYFYGSYWIYFSAGGQWFCKASSPKGPWSKPVEVKTNRETGPLGYDNSIFVDDDGKPYMVIKNGQKVNRLQALGRDGQLTDKVINLDWINAKLQYSWAEGPVMCKRNGYYYYFPAGDVSGGQYVLRASALTSDSTKWERLGNFFKPISDAKVGFRRPNHIAAPIQLKDGTWWTIGQSYERYDGDDWSGTGRQTGLYPVMWEDDRPWGMAPTTQPIVKPQLPQGGISWRSVTSDRFDNEVLGLDWHFLTKRASGNYSLTARKGWVRLTPDSGSTHLMQKETDHWYTAVTKVDLDASAPDQQAGIYLTNGDQKVNVKLFTGFDNGKKIIFKMDTAVRTTNAPAGSTVWLKVERNLHMLTGYFSINGQNWTSLGAPIDARPLDKVQPNYNSWVGTSLGLFAQGKPADFDLFICKDGYSPINAAGYSNYFGVDRDAAGVTTTTDNGGWFMISGVDLGTTSPSAISLTAAGKGKLEVWVDDLQTGKLIAQASINGSSGGNKKVISKLLKKVTGQHDVFVRFLPETAKSLMAKEFSFTR, encoded by the coding sequence ATGAACAAACATCTCCGCAGTGCGGCACTACTAATATTGTCAGCCATCAACGCTGGGCAAGTGAATGCCCAGGATCAGCCCAAGCCCGATGCGTCTTTTTATCGAACGGTAAAGACCTACGTGAACCCAGTATTGCCTGGTGACCATCCAGATCCTACACTCTTGAAGGTGGGCGATGATTTTTATCATTGCGGCTCCACCTTTCACTTTAATCCTTACCTACCCATTTATCATTCTAAGGACCTGGTGCATTGGAAGGTGATCAGCAGGGTGTTGACCGCGGCTGATGCCAAATGGGTGAATGACCGTCCGTCTACAGGGATATGGCAGGGAGCCATCACTTACTTTTATGGCTCGTACTGGATATATTTTTCGGCGGGCGGGCAATGGTTCTGCAAGGCCAGCTCGCCTAAGGGGCCCTGGTCAAAACCGGTGGAGGTAAAGACCAATAGAGAGACCGGTCCATTAGGCTATGACAATTCCATTTTTGTGGATGACGATGGCAAACCCTACATGGTGATCAAGAATGGGCAAAAGGTGAACCGCTTACAGGCTTTGGGCCGTGATGGTCAGCTGACCGACAAGGTGATCAATTTAGATTGGATCAACGCCAAATTACAATACAGCTGGGCCGAGGGACCGGTGATGTGTAAGCGCAACGGCTATTACTACTATTTCCCTGCGGGCGATGTTTCGGGCGGGCAATACGTGCTTCGCGCATCGGCCTTAACCAGCGACTCTACCAAGTGGGAGCGGTTGGGTAATTTCTTCAAGCCGATCTCCGATGCCAAGGTGGGATTCCGCAGACCTAACCATATCGCGGCACCCATCCAACTTAAAGATGGTACTTGGTGGACCATCGGGCAGAGCTATGAACGTTACGACGGTGATGATTGGTCGGGTACCGGCAGGCAAACCGGTTTGTACCCGGTGATGTGGGAAGACGACCGACCATGGGGTATGGCACCTACCACACAACCGATCGTTAAGCCTCAACTTCCGCAAGGCGGCATTAGTTGGCGAAGCGTAACGTCAGACCGATTTGACAATGAGGTGCTTGGGTTGGATTGGCACTTTTTGACCAAAAGAGCGTCGGGCAACTATTCGCTCACTGCACGCAAGGGCTGGGTGAGGCTAACACCTGATAGCGGGAGCACGCACCTGATGCAAAAGGAAACAGACCACTGGTATACGGCCGTGACCAAGGTTGACCTTGATGCCTCGGCACCTGATCAGCAGGCGGGCATCTACCTGACCAATGGCGATCAGAAAGTGAACGTCAAGCTTTTTACCGGGTTTGATAACGGTAAAAAGATCATCTTTAAAATGGACACCGCTGTGCGTACGACCAATGCACCTGCGGGTAGCACGGTATGGCTCAAAGTGGAGCGTAACCTGCACATGCTGACAGGCTATTTTAGTATCAACGGCCAAAACTGGACGTCGCTCGGTGCGCCTATCGATGCACGCCCACTCGACAAGGTTCAGCCCAACTATAACAGCTGGGTAGGCACCAGCTTAGGGCTTTTTGCCCAAGGCAAGCCCGCCGATTTTGACCTCTTTATTTGCAAGGATGGCTACTCACCTATAAATGCCGCGGGTTACAGCAACTACTTTGGGGTTGACCGCGATGCAGCAGGAGTGACCACGACCACCGATAACGGTGGATGGTTCATGATTTCGGGCGTTGACCTGGGCACTACGTCGCCATCGGCTATCTCGCTCACTGCTGCGGGCAAAGGAAAGTTAGAAGTTTGGGTAGATGACCTGCAAACCGGGAAACTTATCGCTCAGGCTTCTATAAATGGGTCCTCGGGTGGCAACAAAAAAGTGATCAGCAAACTACTAAAAAAAGTTACCGGCCAGCATGATGTTTTCGTTCGTTTCTTGCCTGAAACAGCAAAAAGTTTAATGGCGAAAGAGTTCAGCTTTACTCGATAA
- a CDS encoding alpha-glucuronidase family glycosyl hydrolase produces the protein MITALLVLVAFGSSAQSGYDLWLNYRPMEASVRATQFKAMMSHVYFAGSSPQLQAAREELTRAAKGMLKTAIVNTPADQAQLIIGNIDQIAKRGDILKLSKAERPTGDGFIIRSVTNKGRKAVVVTGGTDLGVLYGVFAFLRHVQTNKDLTNLQITEHPKMMHRILDHWDNPNRSVERGYAGFSIWNWHKLPGYTDPRYTDYARANASVGINGSVLNNVNANVIMLTPAYLAKAKALADVFRPYGIKVYLSIKFSSPIELGKLSTADPLDPQVRKWWKDKVDEIYSVIPDFGGFLVKANSEGQPGPQSYGRTHADGANMLGEALAPHHGIVMWRAFVYDNNVPDDRAKQAYSEFKPLDGKFNDNVIVQVKNGAIDFQPREPFHPLFGAMAKTPLMLEVQLTQEYLGFSTHLVYEAPLFKECLDADTYAKGKGATVAKVLEGTYQPGKLTGMAGVANIGTDLNWCGHPFAQANWYSFGRLAWDPGASAEAIADDWLRMTFTNDKRFIDPIKDHMMRSRENTVNYMTPLGLHHIMSADGHYGPGPWTDKMPRADWTAVYYHKADSLGIGFDRTATGSNAVAQYFPEVRDHFADLSTCPDIYLLWFHHLSWNYKMRSGKTLWDELVDHYYKGAAAVQGMQKVWNGMRPYVDATRYNEVKQLMAVQYDEAIRWRNSCVLYFQTFSKKPIGDQYSKPEHDLQYYRSLHYYNVPGLGTN, from the coding sequence ATGATCACAGCGCTTCTGGTGCTGGTCGCCTTTGGCTCGTCGGCCCAAAGTGGTTATGACCTGTGGCTTAATTATCGCCCTATGGAGGCGTCTGTCCGCGCTACCCAATTCAAGGCCATGATGAGTCATGTATATTTTGCAGGTTCATCGCCACAACTTCAGGCTGCGCGCGAGGAGTTGACCCGCGCAGCAAAAGGTATGCTCAAAACAGCTATCGTCAACACACCAGCTGATCAGGCTCAACTCATCATCGGCAATATCGACCAGATCGCCAAGCGCGGCGATATTTTAAAACTGTCCAAAGCCGAACGGCCTACAGGCGATGGGTTCATTATCCGGTCGGTGACCAATAAAGGACGCAAAGCGGTGGTGGTCACCGGTGGTACGGACCTTGGCGTACTTTACGGTGTGTTCGCCTTCCTCCGCCATGTACAGACCAATAAGGATCTTACCAACTTGCAGATCACCGAGCACCCTAAGATGATGCATCGCATACTGGATCATTGGGATAACCCGAACCGCAGCGTGGAAAGGGGATATGCCGGGTTCTCGATATGGAACTGGCACAAACTGCCCGGCTATACTGACCCGCGTTACACCGACTATGCCAGGGCCAACGCCTCGGTAGGCATCAATGGTTCGGTGCTCAATAACGTTAATGCCAATGTGATCATGCTTACACCGGCCTACCTGGCAAAGGCTAAAGCACTGGCCGATGTGTTCAGACCTTATGGCATCAAAGTGTACTTATCGATCAAGTTCAGTAGCCCGATCGAACTGGGCAAACTCAGCACGGCCGACCCACTTGACCCGCAGGTGAGGAAATGGTGGAAGGATAAGGTTGACGAGATATATAGTGTCATCCCGGATTTTGGAGGATTTTTAGTAAAGGCCAATTCAGAAGGTCAGCCTGGCCCACAAAGTTACGGGCGCACTCACGCAGATGGTGCCAATATGTTGGGCGAGGCCTTGGCACCGCATCATGGTATCGTGATGTGGCGCGCTTTTGTGTATGATAACAACGTACCCGACGACCGCGCCAAACAAGCCTACAGCGAATTCAAACCACTTGATGGAAAGTTCAATGATAATGTGATCGTACAAGTGAAGAACGGCGCGATCGATTTTCAACCGCGTGAGCCGTTCCATCCATTGTTTGGGGCCATGGCAAAGACACCCCTCATGCTTGAGGTGCAACTTACGCAAGAATACCTCGGGTTTTCTACACATCTGGTCTATGAGGCTCCATTGTTCAAGGAATGCCTCGACGCCGATACTTATGCAAAAGGAAAAGGTGCCACGGTTGCCAAAGTATTGGAGGGTACTTATCAGCCCGGCAAGCTGACCGGCATGGCAGGTGTGGCGAACATCGGAACCGACCTTAATTGGTGCGGACATCCTTTTGCCCAGGCCAACTGGTACAGCTTTGGCAGGCTGGCATGGGATCCAGGCGCAAGTGCCGAAGCCATAGCTGACGACTGGCTGCGCATGACCTTCACCAACGATAAGCGCTTCATTGACCCGATAAAGGATCATATGATGCGCTCACGCGAAAATACCGTGAACTACATGACGCCGCTTGGGTTACACCATATCATGAGCGCCGACGGTCATTACGGCCCCGGTCCATGGACCGATAAGATGCCCCGTGCCGACTGGACCGCCGTGTACTACCATAAGGCCGATAGCCTGGGCATAGGCTTTGATCGTACTGCCACTGGCAGTAACGCCGTGGCTCAGTATTTCCCCGAGGTAAGGGACCATTTCGCTGACCTGTCCACCTGTCCCGATATTTATCTGTTGTGGTTCCATCACCTGAGCTGGAACTACAAGATGCGTTCAGGCAAAACCCTATGGGATGAATTGGTTGACCACTACTATAAAGGTGCGGCCGCCGTTCAGGGTATGCAAAAGGTGTGGAATGGCATGCGACCATATGTTGACGCCACCCGCTACAACGAGGTCAAACAGCTCATGGCCGTGCAGTATGACGAGGCCATCCGTTGGCGCAACTCCTGTGTGCTGTACTTCCAAACGTTTTCGAAAAAACCGATAGGCGATCAATATTCAAAGCCTGAACACGATCTGCAATATTATCGCTCATTGCATTATTATAACGTTCCGGGGTTAGGCACTAATTAA
- a CDS encoding GDSL-type esterase/lipase family protein: MKRILFLLVTLLVTFSAFAQEIVRFNDDRLSYNGRMLPDADHVRLEWPGTSVRFGFEGSGLSVDLKDDHGADRYNVIIDGRVTSILTPDSVRREYELAKGLSKGKHTIELFKRTEGGVGGTSLYQFKLNKGAKLSKLPERKRHIEFYGNSITCGMAIGDTLTTGVDENNYLAYGSVTARAFNADLSCIAKSGIGLMVSWFPEIMPEMYDRVYGTQPGSKWDFSRYVPQVVVVDLGQNDSWIVNQPQNVQFKARFGEQAPSAAVIVQAYIAFFKELREKYPDAHIICTLGSMDATTAGSPWPGYLETAVKDMNDAKCYSLIFPYDPPLTKRINIPASKNINGWLTV; encoded by the coding sequence ATGAAACGCATTCTATTTTTATTGGTTACCTTATTAGTCACGTTTAGTGCCTTCGCACAGGAGATCGTCCGCTTTAATGATGATCGTTTAAGCTACAATGGCCGCATGCTACCCGATGCCGACCATGTACGGTTGGAGTGGCCCGGAACGTCGGTCAGGTTCGGTTTTGAAGGCTCGGGCCTGAGCGTTGATCTGAAAGACGATCATGGTGCCGACCGTTACAACGTGATCATTGATGGGCGCGTTACCAGCATCCTGACACCTGATAGCGTCCGCCGTGAATATGAGCTGGCCAAAGGACTGAGTAAAGGCAAACACACGATCGAGCTATTCAAGCGCACCGAGGGCGGCGTAGGAGGGACGTCGTTATACCAATTCAAATTGAATAAAGGCGCAAAGCTTTCCAAATTGCCCGAGCGGAAACGTCATATCGAATTTTATGGCAACTCGATCACCTGTGGTATGGCCATTGGCGATACCTTGACCACCGGAGTGGATGAGAATAACTATCTGGCTTATGGTTCGGTCACCGCAAGGGCATTTAATGCCGACCTGAGCTGTATCGCCAAAAGCGGCATCGGCCTCATGGTAAGTTGGTTCCCCGAGATCATGCCCGAGATGTATGATCGAGTTTATGGCACCCAACCCGGCAGCAAGTGGGACTTTTCGCGCTATGTGCCGCAAGTAGTGGTGGTCGACCTTGGTCAGAACGATTCATGGATCGTGAATCAGCCGCAGAATGTGCAATTTAAAGCCCGTTTTGGTGAACAGGCTCCATCAGCAGCGGTCATTGTGCAGGCCTACATCGCTTTTTTCAAAGAGTTAAGGGAGAAATATCCTGATGCGCATATCATTTGCACATTAGGCTCGATGGATGCCACTACAGCAGGTTCGCCATGGCCTGGTTATTTGGAGACCGCAGTAAAAGATATGAACGATGCCAAATGCTATTCGCTGATCTTTCCGTATGATCCGCCTCTAACAAAAAGGATCAACATCCCGGCATCAAAGAACATCAACGGATGGCTGACCGTCTGA
- a CDS encoding sialate O-acetylesterase translates to MSWKENKLMILNKDHNTREDRISNNLRRTCQKMVTCLVGVLGLTTGQAFANIRLPQLVSNGMILQRDAKIRIWGWADASEKVSITFNKKKVTAKADAQGNWSTELPAMRAGGPYTMQLDGKDHITLSDIMVGDVWFFSGQSNMTILMERVKEVYPQDIATANYPDIRNFFVPTMADVRKVHQDLPPGKWVKADPQTILDFGAVAFFMSRALYQKYHVPIGIINSSVGGTPIQAWISADAISKVSEYGKRVAQFNDSTFFEGFKRPALPANAPAVAAKSLDAGMAEKVKWFDPAYKPYNWHKFWLPGYWADQGVKGLNGIVWFRKEIDVPVSMAGKPAKLFMGRIIDADETYVNGQKVGNITYQYPPRRYNVPAGLLKAGKNLIVVRLTSTAGKGGFVPDKRYELTDGRTTIDLRGDWWYKVGQVFDDRRMGRGAPPMMMLNAQNEPTGLYNAMIAPATPYTIKGMVWYQGESNVGSRDYASLLKTLITNWRSKWGQGDLPLLVVQLPNFGDVQYTPAESGWAEIREAQRDALALPNTALAVTIDAGEWNDIHPLRKKIVGDRLALAAQKLAYGDRSVVYSGPTLHSTEIKGRQIELTFDNIGSGLTTIGDTVVTGFAIAGEDKRFVWADAKIVGNKVVVSNAEVVQPKYVRYAWADNPENADLYNKEGLPASPFRTDRPVIASGQ, encoded by the coding sequence GTGAGTTGGAAAGAAAATAAGCTGATGATCCTGAACAAAGATCATAACACAAGAGAAGATAGGATAAGCAATAACCTCCGCAGAACTTGCCAGAAAATGGTGACCTGCCTGGTAGGTGTATTAGGCTTGACCACAGGGCAGGCTTTTGCAAACATCCGCCTGCCGCAATTGGTAAGCAACGGCATGATCCTGCAACGCGATGCCAAGATCCGGATCTGGGGTTGGGCCGATGCAAGTGAAAAGGTGAGCATCACGTTCAACAAAAAGAAGGTGACGGCCAAGGCCGATGCTCAGGGTAATTGGAGTACCGAGTTACCGGCCATGCGTGCCGGCGGCCCGTACACCATGCAGCTTGACGGTAAGGACCATATCACGCTATCCGATATCATGGTGGGTGATGTTTGGTTCTTCTCGGGGCAATCGAACATGACCATTTTAATGGAGCGGGTCAAGGAAGTTTATCCGCAGGATATAGCCACGGCTAACTATCCTGATATCCGCAACTTTTTTGTGCCCACGATGGCCGATGTACGCAAGGTACACCAGGACCTGCCACCCGGCAAATGGGTGAAAGCAGATCCGCAAACCATACTCGACTTTGGTGCCGTAGCCTTCTTTATGTCACGCGCGCTGTACCAAAAATATCATGTGCCTATCGGCATCATCAACTCCAGCGTTGGTGGTACACCTATACAAGCGTGGATCAGTGCCGATGCCATCAGCAAGGTAAGCGAGTATGGCAAACGGGTAGCGCAGTTTAACGACAGCACTTTCTTCGAGGGTTTTAAACGACCTGCGCTGCCGGCAAACGCGCCCGCAGTTGCGGCAAAAAGCTTGGATGCTGGCATGGCCGAAAAGGTGAAGTGGTTCGACCCTGCTTATAAGCCTTACAACTGGCATAAATTCTGGCTGCCCGGCTACTGGGCCGACCAGGGTGTGAAGGGCCTTAATGGTATCGTTTGGTTCCGAAAGGAGATCGATGTTCCTGTTTCTATGGCTGGCAAACCCGCTAAGCTGTTCATGGGGCGCATCATTGATGCCGACGAGACCTACGTGAACGGGCAAAAGGTAGGAAACATCACTTACCAGTATCCACCAAGGCGTTACAATGTACCGGCCGGCCTGCTTAAGGCAGGCAAAAATTTGATCGTGGTGCGGCTCACCAGCACTGCTGGTAAAGGTGGCTTTGTGCCCGATAAGCGCTACGAGCTTACTGACGGGCGAACCACCATAGACCTGCGCGGGGACTGGTGGTACAAAGTAGGACAGGTGTTTGACGACCGCCGCATGGGCCGTGGCGCACCACCCATGATGATGCTCAATGCCCAGAATGAGCCTACTGGCTTGTACAATGCCATGATCGCTCCGGCTACACCTTACACCATTAAAGGCATGGTGTGGTATCAGGGCGAATCGAACGTGGGCTCGCGCGATTATGCGAGCTTGTTGAAGACACTGATCACCAATTGGCGCAGCAAATGGGGGCAAGGTGATCTGCCATTACTGGTGGTGCAACTGCCTAACTTTGGCGATGTGCAATATACCCCGGCCGAAAGTGGCTGGGCCGAGATACGGGAGGCACAACGTGATGCCCTGGCATTGCCCAATACCGCTTTGGCCGTCACTATAGATGCCGGCGAATGGAATGACATCCACCCGCTACGCAAAAAGATCGTCGGAGACCGCCTGGCCCTCGCCGCGCAAAAGCTGGCCTATGGCGACCGTTCTGTAGTATACTCAGGACCGACCTTACATTCAACGGAGATCAAAGGCCGGCAGATCGAATTGACCTTTGATAACATCGGCAGTGGGCTTACCACCATCGGCGATACCGTCGTGACAGGTTTTGCCATAGCTGGCGAGGATAAACGCTTCGTTTGGGCGGATGCCAAGATAGTAGGCAACAAGGTGGTCGTAAGCAACGCTGAGGTTGTTCAACCCAAATATGTTCGTTATGCCTGGGCCGATAACCCCGAGAATGCCGACCTGTACAATAAAGAAGGTCTACCAGCATCGCCGTTCCGTACCGACAGGCCGGTAATAGCAAGTGGTCAATAA
- a CDS encoding family 43 glycosylhydrolase: MSKYLLTALAALSALILLPTVIAAQNPLITDQYTADPSARVFNGRVYIYPSHDIKAQPGKGRPGWFCMEDYHVFSSADMTQWTDHGVILNQTQVPWADPAGYAMWAPDCVARNGKYYFYFPATVKGDGPRKGFGIGVAVADQPYGPFKPQAEAIKGVHGIDPNVFIDKDGQAYLYWSQGNIYGAKLKENMLELDSEPKILSALPEKGLKEGPYLFERKGVYYMTYPHVENKIERLEYATATDPLGPFTIKGVIMDESPNGCWTVHHSIILLKDQWYLFYHDKDLSPNFDKNRSIRADSLFFNADGTIRKVTPTLRGVGITQASAHIQLDRYSAISPQGTNVQFIDTADRFKGWKVAFDQKGAWVRYNKVDLSKTPSSAKLTINAIAADGAVISIYADKPIGQPIARVKLSGSSNWKVREHALTKKLKGVHDLFVMSDTGTPVQIDWISFK, encoded by the coding sequence ATGTCCAAATATCTATTAACTGCACTCGCCGCCTTAAGCGCTTTGATCTTATTACCGACCGTGATAGCGGCCCAGAACCCCCTGATTACCGATCAGTACACGGCGGATCCCTCGGCACGTGTGTTCAACGGGCGTGTGTATATATATCCATCGCATGATATCAAGGCGCAGCCAGGTAAAGGCAGGCCTGGTTGGTTCTGTATGGAAGACTATCACGTTTTCTCATCGGCTGATATGACCCAGTGGACCGACCATGGCGTTATCCTCAACCAAACGCAGGTGCCTTGGGCCGATCCGGCCGGTTATGCCATGTGGGCACCTGATTGTGTAGCCCGCAACGGTAAATATTATTTCTATTTCCCAGCTACTGTTAAAGGTGATGGTCCCCGCAAAGGTTTCGGCATAGGTGTGGCGGTTGCCGATCAGCCTTACGGCCCTTTTAAACCGCAGGCCGAAGCGATCAAAGGCGTGCATGGCATCGACCCTAACGTGTTCATCGACAAAGATGGACAGGCTTACCTGTACTGGTCGCAAGGCAATATCTATGGTGCCAAGTTGAAGGAGAATATGCTCGAATTGGACTCAGAGCCAAAAATATTAAGTGCATTACCTGAAAAGGGCCTCAAAGAAGGACCTTATTTGTTCGAACGTAAGGGTGTCTATTACATGACCTACCCACATGTCGAGAACAAGATCGAGCGGTTAGAGTATGCCACAGCTACTGATCCGCTGGGGCCGTTCACCATCAAGGGCGTTATCATGGACGAATCGCCTAACGGATGCTGGACCGTGCATCATTCCATCATCTTGCTCAAAGATCAATGGTACCTGTTCTACCACGACAAGGACCTGTCGCCCAACTTTGATAAGAACCGTTCGATCAGAGCCGATAGCCTGTTCTTCAACGCCGATGGCACGATCCGCAAGGTGACGCCAACGCTTCGCGGAGTAGGTATCACGCAAGCTAGTGCCCACATACAGCTCGATCGCTACAGCGCCATAAGCCCGCAGGGTACCAACGTACAGTTCATTGATACCGCCGACCGTTTTAAAGGTTGGAAGGTAGCATTTGATCAAAAAGGCGCGTGGGTGCGATACAACAAGGTCGACCTGTCAAAGACTCCATCCTCGGCCAAGCTGACCATTAACGCGATCGCAGCTGATGGTGCTGTCATTAGCATTTATGCCGATAAGCCTATTGGGCAACCCATAGCTCGGGTAAAATTGAGCGGAAGCAGTAATTGGAAGGTGAGAGAGCATGCCCTCACCAAAAAATTGAAAGGCGTGCATGATCTGTTCGTTATGTCAGATACCGGCACCCCGGTGCAGATAGATTGGATAAGTTTTAAATAA